The Prochlorococcus marinus str. MIT 9301 genome window below encodes:
- a CDS encoding sensor histidine kinase, with protein MKSQITIKKLQDLLIKGVQTIYVEDDISRRMWWASLEVIQKDFLSQNYKDGGIWVASPLPAFNEKKFLNQLHGWLWSPEGFPYFQNENAGFLPVNNSDKIKKDFDLVSNYKVLNLSQEDGYEPFLMIITPNFQCILSIVGEKDKKSLLMKCDEESLKLSIELMHEKLNQENYEEGVKFRNAINNLGNLNINNQFEKLFWPILSAKLANIGPNHNIQNSVKNDEKNVQITEAKLLRAISHEVRTPLATIRTLISSTLKKYKMDESMKNRLIQIDNECNEQIDRFGLIFNAAELVSNEVPSLNNLAKINLAEIFNKLSPLWNKQLNRRGISLKIDIPNQLPQILSDSEKLELMLSGLIDKNTRGLKEGSTLILELRPAGQKLKLQLKVQKLESNQKEILKKDNGSDIGPVLNWNPQTGSLQLSQNATQKLLASLGGHVTKRRDTGLTVFFPISDSK; from the coding sequence ATGAAATCACAAATAACTATAAAAAAACTTCAAGACCTTTTGATTAAAGGAGTCCAGACTATATATGTAGAGGATGATATATCCAGAAGAATGTGGTGGGCTTCTTTAGAAGTTATTCAAAAAGATTTTCTATCTCAGAATTATAAAGATGGGGGGATTTGGGTCGCCTCGCCTTTGCCAGCTTTTAATGAAAAAAAATTCTTAAATCAACTTCATGGATGGCTTTGGTCTCCTGAGGGGTTTCCATACTTTCAAAATGAGAATGCAGGTTTTTTACCAGTCAATAATTCAGATAAGATAAAAAAAGATTTCGATTTAGTTAGTAATTATAAAGTTTTAAATCTTAGTCAAGAAGATGGTTATGAACCTTTTTTGATGATAATCACCCCAAATTTTCAATGCATATTGTCAATTGTGGGAGAAAAGGATAAGAAAAGTTTATTAATGAAGTGTGATGAAGAAAGTCTAAAACTTTCAATTGAATTAATGCATGAAAAATTAAATCAAGAAAATTATGAGGAAGGAGTAAAATTTCGTAATGCAATCAATAATTTAGGAAACCTTAATATAAATAATCAATTTGAAAAATTATTTTGGCCAATATTATCGGCAAAATTGGCAAACATAGGGCCAAATCATAATATTCAGAATTCTGTAAAAAATGATGAAAAAAATGTTCAAATAACTGAAGCAAAATTATTACGCGCCATATCTCATGAAGTAAGAACGCCCTTAGCAACAATAAGAACCCTCATAAGTTCTACTTTAAAAAAATATAAGATGGATGAATCAATGAAAAATCGTTTAATTCAAATAGATAATGAATGTAATGAGCAAATTGATAGGTTTGGTTTAATCTTCAATGCAGCAGAATTAGTGAGTAATGAAGTTCCGTCACTAAATAACCTGGCAAAAATTAATTTAGCCGAAATTTTTAACAAGCTTTCTCCATTATGGAATAAACAATTAAACAGACGAGGGATTTCTTTAAAGATTGATATTCCTAATCAACTTCCGCAAATTTTGAGTGATTCTGAAAAATTGGAATTAATGTTAAGTGGATTAATTGATAAAAATACTAGAGGATTAAAAGAAGGCAGTACATTAATTTTAGAATTAAGACCAGCTGGTCAAAAACTTAAACTTCAATTAAAAGTACAGAAATTAGAAAGTAATCAAAAAGAAATTCTTAAAAAAGATAATGGTTCTGACATTGGTCCTGTTTTAAATTGGAACCCTCAAACAGGTAGTTTACAACTTAGTCAAAATGCTACTCAAAAGTTGTTAGCTAGTTTAGGAGGGCATGTCACAAAAAGGCGTGACACAGGTTTGACAGTATTTTTCCCGATTTCAGATTCAAAATAA